Proteins co-encoded in one Equus przewalskii isolate Varuska chromosome 27, EquPr2, whole genome shotgun sequence genomic window:
- the SLC5A3 gene encoding sodium/myo-inositol cotransporter → MRAVLETADIAIVALYFILVMCIGFFAMWKSNRSTVSGYFLAGRSMTWVAIGASLFVSNIGSEHFIGLAGSGAASGFAVGAWEFNALLLLQLLGWVFIPIYIRSGVYTMPEYLSKRFGGHRIQVYFAALSLILYIFTKLSVDLYSGALFIQESLGWNLYVSVILLIGMTALLTVTGGLVAVIYTDTLQALLMIVGALTLMIISMMEIGGFEEVKRRYMLASPNVTSILLTYNLSNTNSCNVHPKTDALKMLRNPTDEDVPWPGFVLGQTPASVWYWCADQVIVQRVLAAKNIAHAKGSTLMAGFLKLLPMFIIVVPGMISRILFADDIACINPEHCMQVCGSRAGCSNIAYPRLVMKLVPVGLRGLMMAVMIAALMSDLDSIFNSASTIFTLDVYKLIRKSASSRELMIVGRIFVAFMVVISIAWVPIIVEMQGGQMYLYIQEVADYLTPPVAALFLLSIFWKRCNEQGAFYGGMAGFILGAVRLTLAFAYRAPECDQPDNRPGFIKDIHYMYVATALFWVTGLITVIVSLLTPPPTKEQIRTTTFWSKKSVVVKESCSPKDEPYKMQEKSILRCSENSESINHIIPNGKSEDSIKGLQPEDVNLLVTCREEGNPVASLGHSEAETPVDAYSNGQAALMGEKERKKETEDGSRYWKFIDWFCGFKSKSLSKRSLRDLMEEEAVCLQMLEEPPQVKLILNIGLVAVCSLGIFMFVYFSL, encoded by the coding sequence ATGAGGGCTGTACTGGAGACAGCAGACATTGCCATAGTGGCCCTGTATTTTATCCTGGTCATGTGCATTGGTTTTTTTGCCATGTGGAAATCTAATAGAAGCACCGTGAGTGGATACTTCCTGGCGGGGCGCTCTATGACCTGGGTAGCGATTGGTGCCTCTCTGTTTGTGAGCAATATTGGGAGTGAGCACTTCATTGGGCTGGCAGGATCTGGAGCTGCAAGTGGATTTGCAGTGGGCGCATGGGAATTCAATGCCTTACTGCTTTTGCAACTTCTGGGATGGGTGTTCATCCCGATTTACATCCGGTCAGGGGTATACACCATGCCTGAATACTTGTCCAAGCGATTTGGTGGCCATAGGATTCAGGTCTATTTTGCAGCCTTGTCTCTGATTCTCTATATCTTCACCAAGCTCTCAGTGGATTTGTATTCAGGTGCCCTCTTTATCCAAGAGTCTTTGGGTTGGAACCTTTATGTGTCTGTTATCCTGCTCATTGGCATGACTGCTTTGCTGACTGTCACCGGAGGCCTTGTTGCAGTGATCTACACAGACACTCTACAGGCTCTACTCATGATCGTTGGGGCACTCACGCTTATGATTATTAGCATGATGGAGATTGGCGGGTTTGAGGAAGTTAAGAGAAGGTACATGTTGGCCTCACCCAATGTCACTTCCATCTTGTTGACATACAACCTTTCCAACACAAATTCTTGTAATGTCCACCCTAAGACAGATGCACTGAAAATGTTGCGGAATCCAACAGATGAAGATGTTCCTTGGCCTGGATTCGTTCTTGGGCAGACCCCAGCTTCAGTATGGTACTGGTGTGCTGACCAAGTCATCGTGCAGAGGGTCCTAGCGGCTAAAAACATTGCTCATGCCAAAGGCTCTACTCTTATGGCTGGCTTCTTAAAGCTTCTACCAATGTTTATCATAGTTGTCCCAGGAATGATTTCCAGGATACTGTTTGCTGATGATATAGCTTGCATCAACCCAGAGCACTGCATGCAAGTGTGTGGAAGCAGAGCTGGGTGCTCTAATATTGCTTACCCACGCCTGGTGATGAAGCTGGTTCCCGTGGGCCTCCGGGGCTTAATGATGGCAGTGATGATTGCGGCTCTGATGAGTGACTTGGACTCTATCTTTAACAGTGCCAGTACCATATTCACCCTCGATGTATACAAACTCATCCGCAAGAGTGCAAGCTCCCGGGAACTCATGATTGTGGGGAGGATATTTGTGGCTTTTATGGTGGTGATCAGCATTGCATGGGTGCCAATCATCGTGGAGATGCAAGGAGGCCAGATGTACCTTTACATTCAGGAGGTAGCAGATTACCTGACGCCCCCGGTTGCGGCCCTGTTCCTTCTGTCCATTTTCTGGAAGCGCTGCAATGAACAAGGGGCTTTCTATGGTGGAATGGCCGGCTTTATTCTTGGAGCAGTCCGTTTGACACTAGCCTTTGCCTACCGTGCCCCAGAATGTGACCAACCTGATAACAGGCCAGGCTTCATCAAAGACATCCATTACATGTATGTGGCCACAGCATTGTTTTGGGTCACAGGACTCATTACTGTAATTGTTAGCCTTCTCACGCCACCTCCCACGAAGGAACAGATTCGTACCACCACCTTTTGGTCTAAGAAGAGCGTGGTGGTGAAGGAGAGCTGCTCCCCAAAAGACGAACCGTACAAGATGCAAGAGAAGAGCATTCTGAGATGCAGTGAGAATAGTGAGTCCATCAACCACATCATTCCCAATGGGAAATCTGAAGATAGCATTAAGGGCCTTCAGCCGGAAGATGTTAATCTGTTGGTGACCTGCAGAGAGGAGGGCAACCCAGTGGCTTCCTTAGGTCATTCAGAAGCAGAAACACCAGTAGATGCTTATTCCAATGGGCAAGCAGCTCTCAtgggtgagaaagagagaaagaaagaaacagaggatgGAAGCCGGTACTGGAAGTTCATAGATTGGTTCTGTGGCTTTAAAAGTAAGAGCCTCAGCAAGAGGAGTCTCAGAGACCTGATGGAGGAGGAGGCTGTTTGTTTACAGATGCTGGAAGAGCCTCCGCAAGTTAAACTAATACTAAATATTGGACTTGTTGCTGTGTGTTCACTTGGaattttcatgtttgtttatttctccttgtga